One segment of Marinitoga hydrogenitolerans DSM 16785 DNA contains the following:
- the rpsG gene encoding 30S ribosomal protein S7 yields the protein MRRRRAPKRPVTPDPIYNDTLVSKLVVRIMKDGKKTVAQSIVYSAFDIIKEKLEKDPLEVYHQAVENVRPLIEVRPRRVGGATYQVPFEVPEDRAISLALRWIVKAARDKSGRPMKEKLAQELIDAYNGVGAAVKKRDDVHKMAEANKAFAHYRW from the coding sequence ATGAGAAGAAGAAGAGCGCCAAAAAGGCCAGTGACCCCTGATCCAATATATAATGATACATTGGTTTCAAAATTAGTAGTTAGAATTATGAAAGACGGTAAAAAAACTGTTGCACAATCAATAGTATACAGTGCATTTGATATAATAAAAGAAAAATTAGAAAAGGATCCTTTAGAGGTTTACCATCAAGCAGTAGAAAATGTAAGACCATTAATAGAAGTTAGACCAAGAAGGGTTGGTGGAGCTACATATCAAGTTCCATTTGAAGTTCCAGAAGATAGAGCTATTTCTTTAGCTTTAAGATGGATTGTTAAAGCTGCAAGAGATAAATCAGGAAGACCTATGAAAGAAAAATTAGCTCAAGAATTGATAGATGCATATAATGGAGTTGGTGCAGCAGTTAAAAAGAGAGATGACGTACATAAAATGGCTGAAGCTAATAAAGCTTTTGCTCATTACCGCTGGTAA
- the rpsL gene encoding 30S ribosomal protein S12, which yields MPTINQLVRYGRKQIKKKSKSPALQSNPQKRGVCVRVSTMTPKKPNSALRKIARVRLSNGIEVTAYIPGEGHNLQEHSNVMIRGGRVKDLPGVRYKIIRGTLDTAGVEGRKQSRSKYGTKRPKK from the coding sequence ATGCCAACTATAAATCAACTTGTAAGATACGGAAGAAAACAAATCAAGAAAAAATCAAAGTCTCCAGCGTTACAAAGTAATCCTCAAAAAAGAGGGGTTTGTGTAAGGGTTTCTACAATGACGCCTAAAAAGCCTAACTCCGCTTTGAGAAAAATAGCCAGGGTTAGACTTTCAAATGGAATAGAAGTTACAGCATATATTCCAGGTGAAGGACATAATCTTCAAGAACACTCAAATGTTATGATAAGAGGTGGAAGGGTAAAAGACTTACCAGGTGTAAGATATAAAATAATAAGAGGTACATTAGATACGGCTGGAGTTGAAGGAAGAAAACAAAGTAGAAGTAAATACGGAACAAAAAGACCTAAGAAGTAA
- a CDS encoding vWA domain-containing protein produces the protein MEDIIEKAWIELGKESIFYNYLKMYFDSIPSENVRIIKLSITKSGRFKILFNPKRLKAKGLIFTKAILKHEIFHIIHGHIFIKPKDNKDKKIWNLAMDAAINQQIKELDAFSVPLDVLLDEGCGTDNENLFVGPPMNYINKTAEDYYKWIIEYYEKSNKADIELIEDSRVDSHEDFANFEIMEEIVTDLVSEVISEAYEKSQGDIPTGLEIPISLLITNSKKNWKDLIRRFFGNSIIIEKYRTPLRPNRRYDNQPGWRSLLGPEIAIIIDTSGSIIEEEYSAFFSEIEKLAKIYDSRIYVVQIDNSVQNVLRYGKGDWKNIELKGKGSTDLEPAILYLEENIRPEGIIIFTDGYVDVPIVKRRVLFILSKKHNKKFKTSAEEIYGKNSIVVL, from the coding sequence ATGGAAGATATAATAGAAAAAGCATGGATAGAATTGGGTAAAGAAAGTATATTTTATAATTATTTAAAGATGTATTTTGATAGTATTCCTTCTGAAAATGTGAGAATAATAAAATTATCCATTACAAAATCAGGAAGATTTAAAATCTTATTTAATCCTAAAAGATTAAAAGCGAAAGGGTTAATATTTACAAAAGCAATATTAAAACATGAGATATTTCATATTATTCATGGACATATTTTTATCAAACCAAAAGATAATAAAGACAAAAAAATTTGGAATCTTGCTATGGATGCAGCGATAAATCAACAAATTAAAGAACTCGATGCATTTTCTGTTCCGCTCGATGTTTTATTAGATGAAGGTTGTGGAACAGATAATGAAAATCTTTTTGTTGGACCCCCAATGAATTATATTAATAAAACTGCTGAAGATTATTACAAATGGATTATAGAATATTATGAAAAATCTAATAAAGCAGATATTGAATTAATAGAAGATAGTAGGGTGGATTCTCATGAAGATTTTGCTAATTTTGAAATAATGGAAGAAATTGTGACAGATCTTGTAAGCGAAGTTATAAGTGAAGCCTATGAAAAATCACAGGGCGATATTCCAACGGGCTTGGAAATTCCCATTTCCTTGTTGATAACAAATAGTAAAAAAAATTGGAAAGATTTAATTCGAAGATTTTTTGGAAATTCAATAATTATTGAAAAGTATAGAACACCATTAAGACCAAATAGGCGTTATGATAATCAACCAGGATGGAGAAGTTTATTAGGTCCTGAAATTGCTATAATAATAGATACAAGCGGTTCAATAATTGAAGAAGAATATTCAGCATTTTTTTCTGAAATAGAAAAATTAGCAAAAATATATGATTCAAGAATATATGTAGTTCAGATTGATAATAGTGTTCAAAATGTATTAAGGTATGGAAAAGGTGATTGGAAAAATATAGAATTAAAAGGGAAAGGAAGTACGGATTTAGAACCGGCGATATTATATTTAGAAGAAAATATAAGACCAGAAGGCATTATAATATTTACGGATGGTTATGTTGATGTACCAATTGTGAAAAGAAGGGTTCTTTTTATTTTGAGTAAGAAACACAATAAGAAGTTCAAAACAAGTGCTGAAGAGATTTACGGAAAAAATTCTATAGTAGTTTTGTGA
- a CDS encoding CYTH domain-containing protein, translating into MIEIERKYTIDKNSAEQLKKKALKRIGIIQWYLTNKKNEIERIRLQIIKENVGLIKKWKYAYKANTNIPHEKIEEEKDYIQQDLKELFNKEMVIKVRYIIRENPEIVLDEFVEIEGLKYNIKEKNLLEIEMKETKKYTKKDFEEILKKEKIKILRDVTEDYKYYNNNIANKLEKSKNLDELIEVLKWKI; encoded by the coding sequence ATGATAGAAATTGAAAGAAAATATACCATTGACAAAAATAGTGCGGAGCAATTAAAGAAAAAAGCATTAAAAAGAATAGGTATTATACAATGGTATTTAACTAATAAAAAAAATGAAATAGAAAGAATTCGATTACAAATAATAAAAGAAAATGTAGGTTTGATAAAAAAATGGAAATATGCGTACAAAGCTAATACAAATATTCCACATGAAAAAATAGAAGAAGAAAAAGATTATATTCAGCAAGATCTAAAAGAACTATTTAATAAGGAAATGGTGATAAAAGTTAGATATATTATAAGAGAAAATCCGGAAATAGTGTTGGATGAATTTGTGGAAATAGAAGGTTTGAAATATAATATAAAAGAGAAGAATTTATTAGAAATAGAAATGAAAGAAACGAAAAAATATACAAAAAAAGATTTTGAAGAAATTTTGAAAAAAGAAAAGATAAAAATTTTGAGGGATGTAACTGAAGATTACAAATATTATAATAATAATATAGCAAACAAATTAGAAAAATCAAAAAACCTTGATGAATTAATTGAGGTGTTAAAATGGAAGATATAA
- a CDS encoding MFS transporter has product MIKLTRTLKLSIVEAMFFNAFFVATQTFIIISIALYFNANPFQISIVSSFPVFSQMFQVFTPIWYKIFKGRKKSLMVVSIIGRGSLILLPLAVFFDLKNAWVFVSIMIIYSLFGTFISNIWTTAMRDLVPFEKRGKYFGLRNVFASAVGIFVTYLYAQFLDFSNKKAGILLVTSLVAIFSIITIILFVFHQIPESKDQTIKIDFRKPFRDKKFQTFLFFVAIWTFAIELTRPYFSYFQLAILNVNTRFLGNIGVFSGLITLVLYPFYGKLSDKYGNKNILMVGITLATIAPLLYFVMTDYNFRSLLLLDGIFGAFAWSAINLTFFNLLLETVSEPAENYIGAYAFISGAMAIISSTIGGFFGNLLKDKIFYILGDKYHGIQFLILVGFLLRIYALLHLTSVEAYEKPIRYKSWLLSNPSLFKRREIHLPIYLKILKPKKRKLEEKNDRN; this is encoded by the coding sequence ATGATAAAATTGACGAGAACATTAAAATTGTCGATAGTTGAGGCTATGTTCTTTAATGCTTTTTTTGTTGCTACACAAACTTTTATCATAATTTCAATAGCATTATACTTTAATGCTAATCCTTTTCAGATATCAATAGTGTCATCATTTCCGGTGTTTTCTCAAATGTTTCAAGTTTTTACACCTATTTGGTATAAAATTTTTAAGGGAAGAAAAAAGAGTTTAATGGTAGTTTCTATAATTGGCAGAGGGTCCTTGATTTTATTGCCGCTTGCTGTTTTTTTTGATTTGAAAAACGCATGGGTTTTTGTTTCCATAATGATAATATATTCACTTTTTGGAACATTTATTAGTAATATATGGACTACGGCTATGAGAGACTTAGTTCCGTTTGAAAAAAGAGGAAAATATTTTGGGTTAAGAAATGTTTTTGCTTCAGCAGTAGGTATTTTTGTAACTTATTTATATGCACAATTTTTGGATTTTTCAAATAAAAAAGCAGGAATATTATTAGTTACATCATTAGTTGCAATTTTCTCTATAATTACGATAATATTATTCGTTTTTCATCAAATTCCAGAATCTAAAGACCAAACGATAAAAATCGATTTTAGGAAACCATTTCGAGATAAAAAATTTCAAACATTTTTATTTTTTGTAGCGATTTGGACCTTTGCAATTGAATTAACCAGACCATATTTTTCCTATTTTCAACTGGCTATTTTGAATGTAAACACGAGATTTTTAGGTAATATAGGAGTTTTTTCAGGATTAATTACGTTAGTGCTTTATCCATTTTATGGCAAATTAAGTGATAAATACGGAAATAAAAATATTTTAATGGTAGGTATAACATTAGCAACAATAGCTCCGTTATTATATTTTGTAATGACGGATTATAATTTTAGAAGTTTACTTTTGCTTGATGGTATTTTTGGAGCATTTGCCTGGTCAGCAATAAACTTAACATTTTTTAATTTGTTGTTAGAAACGGTTTCAGAACCTGCAGAAAATTATATAGGAGCGTATGCTTTTATTTCAGGAGCTATGGCTATAATATCTTCAACCATAGGTGGTTTTTTTGGTAACCTATTAAAAGATAAGATATTTTATATTTTAGGAGATAAATATCATGGAATTCAATTTTTAATATTAGTAGGCTTTTTATTGAGAATATATGCATTATTGCATTTAACGAGCGTGGAAGCCTATGAAAAACCAATAAGATATAAAAGTTGGTTATTATCAAATCCTTCATTATTCAAAAGGAGAGAAATACATTTACCAATATATTTAAAAATTTTAAAGCCTAAAAAGCGCAAATTGGAGGAAAAAAATGATAGAAATTGA
- the pulA gene encoding type I pullulanase, giving the protein MRKKSILMFIVLFISTFILATFPSYGEGKTAEDFGGKTVLILHYYRFDKNYEGWNLWVWPHKPESLEGHAYQFNGKDEFGPYAVIVLDKKYTELGYIVRLNEWQAKDVAKDRFVKIPESGVAEIWLVTSVEEPYTNPNDIDVSPRILSAIVDSPNEIKAILTTPFNIKDWEGKITVTSEGEKLKIKNVVKLDPTDISRTNKIKIILDKPFYNVDKELKISIQEFVENTAIMRNILNVFYYDGNDLGITYNKNYTIFKVWSPVSKTADVLLYKDYKSKIPDKVYKMKKSPDGVWSAKINGDLKGWFYKYKFYSYGKYRETVDPYSIAVSVNSEKSAIIDLKDTNPDNWDKDIKPPFINPEDAIIYEIHVKDFTINKNSGVDEKYRGKYLGLIQENTKTPDGIKTGLSHLKELGITHVHIMPIQDIYFIDETKFKEQYGWGYDPKLYNVPDGFYSINPFDPNSRIKEVKEMVKKLHENNIRVILDVVYNHTAVVGEGSAFDQTVPYYYYRTDEKGNYTNGSGVGNEIATERPMVRKFIVDSVKYWAKEYHVDGFRFDLMGLIDKKTMNEISKELHKIDPNILLYGEPWTGGGPLLFGKGDQKGMNIAVFNDDIRNAIRGSVFDAKVKGFGLGSLGKETKIKRGVVGSIKYDSRIKLWAADPEETINYVSNHDNNTLWDKNALALGYQPWKDKLPKNIEEKLKKSQKFSNAIILTSQGIAFLHGGVDFARTKMGDHNPYNKELPNVFDWSRKEKFYDIFKYYKGLIELRKSHPAFRMTNAEMIKKHLEFLKTPKKRMVAFLLKEYANNDTWKNILVIYNANSSKVNFNLPKGKWNVVVNDKKAGNTVIKTVENSITLQALSAYVLYQK; this is encoded by the coding sequence ATGAGAAAAAAAAGTATTTTAATGTTTATTGTATTATTCATTTCTACATTTATTTTGGCTACTTTTCCTTCTTACGGAGAAGGAAAAACTGCTGAAGATTTTGGAGGAAAAACTGTCCTAATTTTACACTATTATCGATTTGATAAAAATTACGAGGGATGGAATTTATGGGTTTGGCCACATAAACCAGAATCATTAGAAGGACACGCTTACCAATTCAACGGGAAAGATGAATTCGGACCTTATGCTGTTATAGTTTTAGACAAAAAATATACTGAATTAGGTTATATTGTAAGGTTAAACGAATGGCAGGCAAAAGATGTCGCAAAAGATAGATTTGTTAAAATACCAGAATCGGGCGTTGCAGAAATTTGGTTAGTAACAAGTGTTGAGGAACCATACACAAATCCAAATGACATTGATGTAAGTCCGAGAATTTTAAGCGCCATAGTTGATTCTCCAAATGAAATCAAAGCTATTTTAACTACACCATTTAATATAAAAGATTGGGAAGGAAAAATAACCGTTACTTCTGAAGGTGAAAAATTAAAAATTAAAAATGTGGTTAAATTAGATCCTACAGATATTTCTAGAACAAATAAAATAAAGATTATATTAGATAAACCTTTCTATAATGTGGATAAAGAATTAAAAATATCTATTCAAGAGTTTGTTGAAAATACTGCTATAATGAGAAATATTTTAAATGTCTTTTATTATGATGGTAATGATTTAGGTATTACATATAATAAGAATTATACTATTTTCAAAGTATGGTCACCTGTTTCAAAAACCGCTGACGTATTGTTATACAAAGATTATAAATCAAAAATTCCTGACAAAGTGTATAAAATGAAAAAATCTCCGGATGGAGTTTGGAGTGCAAAAATAAATGGTGATTTAAAAGGATGGTTCTATAAATATAAATTTTATTCATATGGAAAATATAGAGAAACTGTTGATCCTTATTCCATTGCTGTATCTGTTAATTCTGAAAAATCTGCTATTATCGATCTAAAAGATACTAATCCTGATAACTGGGATAAAGATATCAAGCCACCATTTATTAATCCTGAAGATGCTATTATTTATGAAATACATGTTAAAGATTTTACTATAAATAAAAATTCTGGCGTTGATGAAAAATATAGAGGTAAATATTTAGGATTAATTCAAGAAAACACAAAAACTCCAGATGGTATAAAAACTGGGTTGTCTCACTTAAAAGAATTAGGAATTACTCATGTACATATAATGCCTATTCAAGACATTTACTTTATAGATGAAACAAAATTTAAAGAACAATATGGTTGGGGATATGATCCAAAATTGTATAATGTTCCTGATGGTTTTTATTCTATAAATCCATTTGATCCTAATTCCAGAATAAAAGAAGTTAAGGAAATGGTTAAAAAATTACATGAAAATAATATCAGAGTTATCTTGGATGTTGTTTATAATCATACTGCCGTTGTCGGGGAAGGCTCTGCTTTTGATCAAACTGTTCCATATTATTATTATAGAACAGATGAAAAAGGAAATTATACTAACGGTTCTGGGGTTGGAAACGAAATTGCTACAGAAAGACCTATGGTAAGAAAATTTATCGTTGATTCTGTAAAATATTGGGCAAAGGAATATCATGTTGACGGTTTTAGATTTGATTTAATGGGGTTAATAGATAAAAAAACAATGAATGAAATAAGTAAAGAATTACATAAGATTGATCCCAATATATTATTATATGGGGAACCTTGGACAGGTGGTGGACCATTACTATTTGGAAAAGGTGACCAAAAAGGGATGAATATTGCTGTATTTAATGATGATATTAGAAATGCAATTAGGGGTAGTGTTTTTGATGCAAAAGTTAAAGGATTTGGTCTTGGCTCTTTAGGAAAAGAAACTAAAATTAAAAGAGGCGTTGTTGGATCTATTAAATATGATTCTAGAATTAAACTTTGGGCTGCTGATCCCGAAGAAACAATAAATTATGTCTCAAACCACGACAATAATACTTTATGGGATAAAAATGCATTAGCTTTAGGATATCAACCATGGAAAGACAAATTACCTAAAAATATTGAAGAAAAACTTAAAAAATCACAAAAATTTTCTAATGCTATTATTTTAACTTCACAAGGTATTGCATTTTTACATGGCGGTGTGGATTTTGCAAGAACTAAAATGGGTGATCATAACCCATACAACAAAGAGTTACCAAATGTTTTTGATTGGTCAAGAAAAGAAAAATTTTATGATATTTTTAAATATTATAAAGGTTTAATTGAGTTAAGAAAATCTCACCCTGCATTTAGAATGACTAATGCTGAAATGATTAAAAAACATTTAGAATTTTTAAAAACTCCAAAGAAAAGAATGGTTGCATTTTTACTTAAAGAATATGCAAACAACGACACTTGGAAAAATATTTTAGTTATTTATAATGCAAATTCATCTAAGGTGAATTTTAATCTTCCTAAAGGAAAATGGAATGTTGTTGTAAATGATAAAAAGGCTGGAAATACTGTAATTAAAACTGTCGAGAATTCTATTACATTGCAAGCATTATCTGCTTATGTATTATATCAAAAATAA
- a CDS encoding sensor histidine kinase, which yields MIISNLLNNAFKYTEKGSVFITIKRTNSYLIIKIADTGIGINPKIKDKIFEPFIKGEKPGTGIGLTVVSFLIKKMDGNLQVYSKKDKGTTFEVKIPIRKRIYRLTFRKTDENRTSGK from the coding sequence TTGATAATTTCAAATCTTTTAAATAATGCATTTAAATATACAGAAAAAGGGAGTGTTTTTATAACAATAAAGAGAACAAACTCTTATTTGATTATAAAAATTGCTGATACAGGTATTGGAATAAATCCAAAAATAAAGGATAAAATTTTCGAACCATTTATTAAAGGAGAAAAACCTGGAACAGGTATAGGGTTGACTGTTGTTTCTTTTTTAATAAAAAAAATGGATGGAAATTTACAGGTTTATAGTAAAAAGGATAAAGGTACAACATTTGAAGTAAAAATCCCTATAAGAAAGCGAATTTATCGTCTAACTTTCAGAAAAACGGATGAAAATAGGACATCAGGGAAATAA
- a CDS encoding nucleoside kinase, producing MRYELKIKNKIIYAEKGEKYIDIINEIQKEHSLPILAVKHNNNIKELNKYIEDSGKIELLDTSTLDGFRIYQRGVLFLLYMALKDLYPEDKLFVHHAIGSGLYCELRSGKPSQKKLEILKKKMLEYVEKDLLFEKSTISKFRAMKIFENVDLKDKSALFKYRKKDKVNIYICDKYFNYFYGYMPPSTKYINKFDLKSVDEGFVVLQPNPKSPDKIPEYKHYPKLSFTFNEYKEWLKILEVSTVGELNELISKGPHEVIELIRVSEALHEKKYAQIADDIIKRKNTKIVLIAGPSSSGKTTSAKRLALQLKVNGLKPIPISLDDYFVDREKTPKDENGNYDFESIYALNLDLFNTHLKRLLNGEEVELPKFDFIHGKSLKSGKKIKIEKNQILIIEGIHGLNEILTESIPKEFKYKIYVSALTQMNLDSMNRITTTDTRLIRRIVRDFKFRGHSALATLKMWPSVRRGEDRNIFPYQEEADVMFNSNLIYELSVLKIFAEPLLLSVDNTNQEYSEAKRLLKFLDYFLPITELEEIPRKSIIREFIGRSTFKY from the coding sequence TTGAGATACGAATTAAAGATTAAAAATAAAATTATTTATGCCGAAAAAGGTGAAAAGTATATTGATATTATCAATGAAATCCAAAAAGAACATTCTTTACCTATTTTAGCTGTTAAGCATAATAACAATATTAAAGAACTAAATAAATATATTGAAGACTCTGGAAAAATTGAATTATTAGACACTTCTACTCTTGACGGATTTAGAATATATCAAAGAGGCGTTTTATTTTTATTGTATATGGCTTTAAAAGATTTGTATCCAGAAGATAAATTATTTGTACATCATGCTATTGGAAGTGGTTTGTATTGTGAGTTAAGAAGTGGAAAACCTTCACAAAAAAAACTTGAAATTTTAAAGAAAAAAATGTTAGAATATGTAGAAAAGGATTTGCTATTTGAAAAATCAACAATTAGCAAGTTTAGAGCTATGAAAATCTTTGAAAACGTTGATTTAAAGGATAAGTCTGCTTTATTTAAATATAGAAAAAAAGATAAAGTAAATATTTATATATGCGATAAATATTTTAATTATTTTTATGGATATATGCCACCATCAACAAAATATATTAATAAGTTTGATTTAAAAAGTGTTGATGAGGGTTTTGTGGTTTTACAACCAAATCCTAAATCCCCAGATAAAATACCAGAATATAAACATTATCCAAAACTATCTTTTACTTTTAATGAATATAAAGAATGGTTAAAAATTCTTGAGGTAAGTACTGTAGGTGAGTTAAACGAATTAATTTCTAAAGGACCACATGAAGTTATTGAATTAATAAGGGTTTCTGAAGCTCTTCATGAAAAAAAATATGCTCAAATTGCTGATGACATAATTAAAAGAAAAAATACAAAAATTGTGTTAATTGCAGGTCCTTCTTCTTCAGGAAAAACAACATCTGCAAAAAGATTGGCTCTTCAATTAAAGGTTAATGGTTTAAAACCTATTCCTATTTCTTTAGATGACTATTTTGTTGATAGAGAAAAAACTCCAAAAGATGAAAATGGAAACTATGATTTTGAATCTATATATGCTTTAAATTTAGATTTGTTTAATACACACCTAAAAAGACTTTTAAATGGAGAAGAGGTTGAGCTTCCAAAGTTTGATTTCATCCATGGAAAGAGCTTAAAAAGTGGGAAGAAAATTAAAATAGAGAAAAATCAAATTTTAATTATAGAAGGTATTCATGGATTAAATGAAATTTTAACTGAAAGTATTCCAAAAGAGTTTAAATATAAAATTTATGTAAGCGCTTTAACACAAATGAACTTAGATTCTATGAATAGAATTACTACTACTGATACAAGACTGATAAGAAGGATTGTACGAGATTTTAAATTCAGAGGGCATTCTGCTTTAGCCACATTAAAAATGTGGCCTAGTGTTAGACGAGGTGAAGATAGAAATATTTTCCCTTACCAAGAAGAAGCTGATGTCATGTTTAATTCTAATTTGATTTATGAGCTTTCTGTGTTAAAGATTTTCGCTGAACCATTATTACTTTCAGTTGATAATACAAATCAAGAATATTCAGAAGCAAAAAGATTATTAAAATTTCTTGATTATTTTTTACCCATTACTGAGTTGGAAGAAATCCCAAGAAAATCTATTATTAGAGAATTTATTGGAAGAAGCACATTTAAATATTAA
- a CDS encoding S41 family peptidase: MNKRFKTFIVVLLIISSFVLLWANTNNQNDIEKLYLEKFQNPIYSVLYYISNIYYEKDKVDYDKVLDSTLKGLVEGLNDPFAWYLDSQQVTESKIEESGEYGGLGILVSYDSKLEAIRIISPMIGTPAYEAGLQADDLIISVDGSPVSEIGYIGAVNKMRGKPGTSVQIEIFREGWEESKKITIIREKIETVTAKYKIFDSNNFKIGYIKLTNFAEKSASEMHKALKAIEKENVNGIILDLRNNPGGFLNVAIDIASMFIKDKTIVTVRYFDGSEEVIKPKTYEHFDFIDKLPIVLLVNKSSASASEILTGALKDNKIATVIGKTTYGKAAVQRPIPLENGGEVWLPIGHYFTPNGNDIHLKGIKPDIIIDNPQKEVKNVEQMEAKNTTTFEAIIDLENDLQLLKSIEVLKMGGK; this comes from the coding sequence TTGAACAAAAGATTTAAAACTTTTATTGTTGTTTTGCTCATCATTTCTTCATTTGTATTATTATGGGCAAATACGAATAATCAAAATGATATAGAAAAATTATATTTAGAGAAATTTCAAAATCCTATTTATTCTGTACTTTATTATATCAGTAATATTTATTATGAAAAAGATAAAGTTGATTATGATAAAGTACTTGATTCTACTTTAAAAGGGTTAGTTGAAGGTTTGAATGATCCTTTTGCATGGTATTTAGACTCACAACAAGTTACAGAAAGTAAAATAGAGGAATCTGGAGAATACGGAGGACTAGGTATTTTAGTTAGTTATGACTCTAAATTGGAAGCTATTAGAATTATTAGTCCTATGATAGGAACTCCTGCTTACGAAGCAGGACTACAAGCTGATGATTTGATTATAAGTGTTGATGGATCACCTGTTTCTGAAATTGGATATATCGGAGCAGTAAATAAAATGCGCGGAAAACCCGGAACTTCTGTACAAATTGAAATCTTTAGAGAAGGTTGGGAAGAGTCTAAAAAAATTACTATTATTAGAGAAAAAATTGAAACTGTAACTGCTAAATATAAAATCTTTGATAGCAACAATTTTAAAATAGGATATATAAAACTTACAAATTTTGCCGAAAAAAGCGCTTCTGAAATGCATAAAGCTTTAAAAGCCATTGAAAAAGAAAATGTTAATGGGATAATTCTAGATTTAAGAAATAATCCTGGTGGATTTTTAAATGTTGCTATTGATATTGCTAGTATGTTTATCAAAGATAAGACAATTGTAACAGTAAGATATTTTGACGGTTCTGAAGAAGTGATTAAACCAAAAACATATGAACATTTTGATTTCATAGATAAATTGCCAATTGTATTATTGGTAAACAAATCTTCTGCATCAGCATCTGAAATTCTAACTGGCGCTTTGAAAGACAATAAAATTGCCACTGTAATTGGAAAAACCACATATGGAAAAGCTGCTGTTCAAAGACCAATTCCTTTAGAAAATGGAGGAGAAGTATGGTTACCAATAGGGCATTACTTCACTCCTAACGGAAATGATATTCATTTAAAAGGTATTAAACCTGATATAATTATTGACAACCCACAAAAAGAAGTCAAAAATGTTGAGCAAATGGAAGCAAAAAATACAACAACATTTGAAGCTATTATTGATTTAGAAAATGATTTACAGTTATTGAAATCTATTGAAGTTTTGAAGATGGGAGGAAAATAA